The proteins below come from a single Mycolicibacterium sp. TY81 genomic window:
- the rocD gene encoding ornithine--oxo-acid transaminase: protein MLKAVAGTPESTAELIALDDRYAAHNYAPLPVVAASADGVWITDPEGRSYLDCLAAYSAVNFGHRNPEILATAHAQLDTVTLVSRAFHSDRLGPFCAALAQLCGKELVLPMNSGAEAVESAIKVARKWSRDVKGSTDPNIVVAQGNFHGRTTTIISFSDDDTARCGFGPYTPGFRLVPFGDADALAAAVDDNTAAVLIEPIQGEAGIIVPPDDYLPRVRALCTERHVLMIADEIQSGLARTGRTFACDHWGVVPDVYVLGKALGGGVVPLSAVVADRDVLGVLHPGEHGSTFGGNPLAAAIGTTVVGMLQRGEFQARATELGRHLHARLTAMIGHGVTAVRGLGLWAGVDLDPAVGTGREVSLRLAERGVLTKDTHGPTLRFAPPLVITRAEIDWAMDLFAEVLAGPTDVRW, encoded by the coding sequence ATGCTGAAAGCCGTTGCGGGGACACCGGAAAGCACGGCCGAGCTGATCGCCCTCGACGACCGCTACGCCGCGCACAACTACGCCCCGCTGCCGGTCGTCGCGGCGTCTGCCGACGGCGTGTGGATCACCGACCCGGAAGGGCGCAGCTACCTGGACTGTCTCGCGGCGTATTCGGCGGTGAACTTCGGCCACCGCAATCCCGAGATCCTGGCGACCGCACATGCCCAGCTGGACACCGTGACGCTCGTCAGCCGCGCCTTCCACTCCGACCGCCTGGGCCCGTTCTGCGCCGCTCTCGCCCAACTGTGCGGCAAGGAGCTGGTGCTGCCCATGAACAGCGGCGCCGAGGCGGTGGAGAGCGCGATCAAGGTCGCGCGCAAGTGGAGTCGAGACGTCAAGGGCAGCACCGACCCGAACATCGTCGTGGCACAGGGCAACTTCCACGGCCGCACGACGACGATCATCAGCTTCTCCGACGACGACACGGCGCGATGCGGTTTCGGCCCGTACACACCGGGCTTCCGGTTGGTGCCGTTCGGGGACGCCGACGCGCTCGCGGCGGCCGTCGACGACAACACTGCCGCGGTGCTGATCGAGCCGATCCAGGGCGAGGCCGGAATCATCGTGCCGCCCGACGACTATCTGCCCCGGGTCCGCGCGCTGTGCACCGAGCGCCACGTACTGATGATCGCCGACGAAATCCAGTCCGGTCTGGCCCGCACCGGCCGCACCTTCGCGTGCGACCACTGGGGCGTCGTGCCCGACGTCTACGTGCTGGGCAAGGCGCTCGGCGGCGGCGTCGTGCCGCTGTCCGCGGTGGTGGCCGACCGGGACGTGCTCGGCGTGCTGCACCCCGGCGAGCACGGATCGACGTTCGGCGGCAATCCGCTGGCCGCGGCCATCGGCACCACGGTGGTCGGCATGCTGCAGCGTGGCGAATTCCAAGCCCGGGCAACCGAACTCGGCCGGCACCTGCACGCTCGCCTGACGGCGATGATCGGGCACGGCGTGACGGCCGTGCGCGGACTGGGCCTGTGGGCGGGCGTCGACCTCGATCCGGCCGTGGGCACCGGCCGGGAGGTCAGCCTGCGGCTGGCCGAGCGCGGTGTGCTGACCAAGGACACCCACGGCCCGACTCTGCGGTTCGCCCCGCCCCTGGTCATCACCCGCGCCGAAATCGATTGGGCGATGGACCTATTCGCCGAGGTGCTGGCCGGGCCGACGGACGTGCGGTGGTAG